Proteins encoded within one genomic window of Aerococcus viridans:
- a CDS encoding CTP synthase, translating to MTKYIFVTGGVVSSIGKGLVAASLGRLLKNRGLKVTIQKFDPYINVDPGTMSPYQHGEVFVLNDGTETDLDLGHYERFIDINLNQYSNVTTGKIYSEVINKERRGDYLGATVQVIPHITDSIKDKILRAGDTTGADVVITEVGGTVGDIESTPFVEALRQMRSQVGADNVCYIHTTLLPYIAAAGELKTKPTQHSVKELRGMGIQPNILVVRSEHPLPDGMTAKIAQFCDVEEDAVIENRDVETIYTLPLRLQQEGLDDKVCEVLGLDETPEADMREWRNLENRVLNLSKKVKIALVGKYVSLQDAYLSVAESLRHAGYAHDAEIDIDWIDSETITAENVQEILGNADGILVPGGFGNRGIEGKIQAIKYARENNVPFQGICLGLQVASIEFARNVLGYTDANSTEINPNTEHPVIDLMTTQSGLENLGGTQRLGLYPCALKEGSKARELYNNEALVEERHRHRWEFNNAYREEFEAAGMVFSGTSPDGNLVEIVEIPEHPFFVASQFHPEFISRPDRPQAIFNGFIGAALEA from the coding sequence ATGACAAAGTATATTTTTGTAACCGGTGGGGTAGTTTCTTCAATCGGTAAAGGTTTAGTAGCAGCATCTTTAGGACGTTTATTAAAAAATAGAGGTTTAAAAGTAACCATCCAAAAATTTGATCCATACATTAACGTTGACCCAGGTACTATGAGCCCTTATCAACACGGGGAAGTATTTGTATTAAACGATGGAACTGAAACTGACTTAGACCTAGGTCACTACGAACGTTTTATTGATATCAACTTAAATCAATATTCAAACGTAACAACTGGTAAAATTTACTCAGAAGTTATCAACAAAGAACGTCGCGGGGACTACTTAGGGGCAACTGTCCAAGTCATTCCACACATCACTGACTCAATCAAAGATAAAATCTTACGTGCAGGTGATACAACAGGCGCTGATGTCGTGATTACTGAGGTTGGTGGTACTGTTGGGGATATTGAATCAACACCATTCGTTGAAGCATTACGTCAAATGCGTTCACAAGTTGGCGCAGATAATGTTTGTTATATCCACACAACATTACTGCCATATATTGCAGCAGCTGGTGAATTGAAAACAAAACCTACGCAACACTCGGTGAAAGAATTACGTGGTATGGGGATTCAACCTAATATCTTAGTTGTACGTTCAGAGCATCCACTACCAGACGGTATGACTGCAAAAATCGCACAATTCTGTGACGTTGAAGAAGATGCCGTTATCGAAAACCGTGATGTAGAAACAATCTACACACTACCATTGCGTCTACAACAAGAAGGTTTAGACGATAAAGTATGTGAAGTATTAGGTCTAGACGAAACACCAGAAGCTGATATGCGTGAATGGCGTAACCTTGAAAATCGTGTACTAAACCTATCTAAGAAAGTGAAAATCGCTTTAGTAGGTAAATACGTATCTCTTCAAGACGCTTACCTATCAGTAGCAGAATCATTACGCCACGCCGGCTATGCCCATGACGCAGAAATTGACATCGACTGGATCGACTCTGAAACCATTACAGCGGAAAACGTACAAGAGATCCTTGGCAATGCTGACGGTATCTTAGTACCAGGTGGATTTGGTAACCGTGGTATTGAAGGTAAAATCCAAGCAATTAAATATGCACGTGAAAACAATGTACCATTCCAAGGTATCTGTTTAGGTCTACAAGTAGCTTCTATCGAGTTTGCACGTAACGTTTTAGGTTACACAGATGCCAACTCTACAGAAATCAATCCAAACACTGAACATCCAGTAATTGACTTGATGACAACACAATCAGGACTAGAAAACTTAGGTGGTACACAACGTTTAGGTTTATACCCTTGTGCCCTTAAAGAAGGTTCTAAAGCACGTGAATTATACAATAATGAAGCTTTAGTTGAAGAACGTCACCGTCACCGTTGGGAATTTAACAATGCTTACCGTGAAGAATTCGAAGCGGCAGGTATGGTCTTCTCAGGGACTTCTCCAGATGGTAATTTAGTTGAAATCGTAGAAATTCCAGAACATCCATTCTTTGTGGCATCTCAATTCCACCCAGAATTCATCTCACGTCCAGACCGTCCACAAGCAATCTTTAATGGCTTTATTGGCGCAGCCTTAGAAGCGTAA
- the pyrF gene encoding orotidine-5'-phosphate decarboxylase, protein MDPKKPIIALDFPNQEEVFAFLDQFQGQQLNIKVGMELFYAGGTAFLKELQAKGHDIFLDLKLHDIPNTVERAMAILASTGVAMVNVHAAGGKEMMQAALRGLEAGSTGKRPMLISVTQLTSTSTEQMNEEQGIPGEVLDSVLRYAKLTKAAGLDGVVCSPLEAAAIKEACGEDFQTITPGIRLATSVADDQKRIMTPSQAAQGGSDYIVVGRPITQADNSKVTYDQITADWSGQ, encoded by the coding sequence GTGGATCCGAAGAAACCAATTATTGCCTTAGATTTTCCTAATCAAGAAGAGGTATTTGCGTTCCTTGATCAGTTCCAAGGTCAACAACTAAATATAAAAGTAGGTATGGAATTGTTTTATGCTGGTGGGACAGCTTTCCTAAAAGAGTTACAAGCAAAAGGCCACGACATTTTCTTAGACTTGAAATTACATGATATTCCAAATACTGTTGAGCGAGCAATGGCCATTTTAGCCAGTACTGGTGTTGCAATGGTCAATGTACATGCGGCAGGTGGGAAAGAGATGATGCAAGCAGCGCTTCGTGGTTTAGAGGCAGGTTCGACAGGTAAACGCCCTATGTTAATTAGTGTCACTCAATTAACGTCCACTTCTACTGAACAAATGAACGAAGAACAAGGCATTCCAGGTGAAGTATTGGATTCAGTATTGCGCTACGCTAAATTAACGAAAGCAGCGGGCCTTGATGGTGTGGTTTGTTCACCACTTGAAGCAGCAGCTATTAAAGAGGCTTGTGGGGAAGACTTCCAAACGATTACACCGGGTATCCGTTTAGCTACTTCTGTTGCGGATGACCAAAAACGAATCATGACGCCAAGCCAAGCGGCGCAAGGTGGTTCTGACTACATCGTGGTGGGACGACCAATTACACAAGCGGATAATTCAAAAGTCACTTATGACCAAATCACAGCTGATTGGTCTGGACAATAA
- the pyrE gene encoding orotate phosphoribosyltransferase, giving the protein MTVEKADLVAQKLLEIKAVNFSPEAPYTWASGLKAPIYTDNRLIMSYPSVRTTVEDALAELIKENFPGVDVIAGTATAGIPHAAFVSERLDLPMIYVRSSAKDHGKQNAIEGALEAGAKVVIIEDLISTGGSVITAADKIQEAGGEVIAAVAIFDYLLAASKDAFEQAGYPLMTLTNYVKILDYAVKDPKLSPHYDKLMEWYKDPKAWSEKHG; this is encoded by the coding sequence ATGACAGTAGAAAAAGCGGATTTAGTAGCACAAAAATTACTAGAGATTAAGGCAGTAAACTTTAGCCCTGAGGCACCATATACTTGGGCAAGCGGACTTAAAGCACCGATTTATACAGATAACCGACTAATCATGTCATACCCGAGTGTGCGTACAACTGTAGAAGATGCACTGGCAGAGTTGATTAAAGAGAACTTTCCTGGTGTAGATGTAATTGCAGGGACAGCAACTGCTGGTATCCCTCATGCAGCCTTTGTAAGTGAACGCTTAGATTTACCAATGATCTATGTACGTTCTTCAGCCAAAGACCACGGTAAACAAAACGCCATTGAAGGTGCTTTAGAAGCGGGCGCAAAAGTAGTGATCATTGAAGACCTAATTTCAACAGGTGGAAGCGTCATTACGGCAGCAGATAAAATTCAAGAAGCAGGCGGAGAAGTCATCGCAGCAGTAGCTATTTTTGACTACTTATTAGCAGCTTCAAAAGATGCTTTCGAACAAGCTGGCTATCCATTAATGACTTTGACAAACTATGTGAAGATTTTGGATTACGCAGTAAAAGATCCTAAATTATCACCACATTATGACAAGTTGATGGAATGGTACAAAGACCCTAAAGCTTGGTCTGAAAAACACGGTTAA